The following is a genomic window from Parabacteroides johnsonii DSM 18315.
AGAAAATAATATATGTCAATATATTATGGTTGAAGAATTTAACAAGAAAAGAGAGAAGCAGAATATCAATATTGAATTTGTTGACGATATATTCATTTTTGGACAATATATAGATGATGTAAAAGGCAAATTAAAGAATAATATCACAAAGAATGGTTCTATTAGAACTGGAAATATAGAGCTGTATTTTGAGGAAAACAAAGTTGATAGCTTATATTATTTCCCCAAACAAAACATTGGTAACAATCACCTTAACAGCTAAATGCTGTTAGCTGAAACGCATTAGCTATTAAGGAAATGATTGAAATTTACAACATAGAGAGTCTTGATGAACTGTCTGTTTATTTAAGTAAACAAGAACAGGAAATAGCCAGAAATTGGCTATTTAGCCAATTTGATAAGTTATACCATTACGCAAACATTAAAGAATGGAATGAACTTGTGAGAGTATGTGAGGCTCTAAAAATTATTGGCTGGGGAGATAGAGAACCTTTGGAAGCGAAAGCTCAACGCTGGATAAATGGTAGTTTCTATACTTCATTGATGAACCAATATTTTGAAATTAAGGATGAGCAAGGATGGAGTAAATTAAAAGATTCCTATGTTTTGGAAAATGGTAGTGATAAAACCTATTATACTGGTTATAAATTTCAGTCACAACGAAATTTATTGCCCAAATCACCTATTCGGTGGCAGAAGTCAGGGAACTATCAAAAATCAGTTCAACCGTTCTATGAAAGTCTTGATAGACTAAAAGATTTGGTCGTACATGAACTTCGACCGGAAGAATATGGCGATAGCTTTTCTTATCTTGGCATTTCAATGTTTTTCAGTCATCACGATGACGAAAATGAATCTGTCAGGTATGAATACTTTCATTCTCAAAATGAAGTACCAGAAGGATTTAATGGTAAATATTATATTCGTCCTAAGCATAGATGGGGGCGTTTGGTAAATCAAAACGGAGTGTATCATATAAAGGTCGAATGTCATTTTAGTCGTAAATTCGGTGAATTACCGTTGTTGGAGCAGAAGAAAATAATCATAAATGATTTCTTGTATTATATACAATATGTTTCTGATAAATTGCAGAAAAAGAAAATCGAATATGATTGCAACCTCTTGAAAAGCGATTTGGAACTAATTTTAATGAAATGGGAAGATAGCTAACAAATGAATAAACAGCTTAAAAAGACAGTTATTCACAACACCATTATCAACCCCGAAAAACTAAAACACAATGAATAGAATCTTAACACTATACCTCTTTTTATTGTTGTGCGGCACGGTTTCCGCACAACAAATAATGGAATGGAATGATTTGCAGATACTAACGGATAACGCACGGCGCACGGTCTATTATGAAAAAGGCAGCAAACATCCATTGCAGGGAGAATATCGTATTATACGAGGGCTTGACGAGGAGCGTGTTAAACTTTCCGATGGCATAATAGACGGCGATTATCGCCGCTATCGTGATGGGGTACTGCGTGAATCGGGCATATATGCCAAAGGCAAGCGTAACGGTACATTCACGGAGTATTACCAAGACGGCGTTACTCCCCGAAAGGAAACACCCATGCAGCAAGGCAAGATAGACGGAACGGTAAAAACCTATTTCCGTAACGGCAAAATAGAAACCGAAAAGGAGTATAGGCAGAGTGCGGAAAACGGACGTGAACGCCGTTTTGACAGCAAGACGGGTGAGCAGATTTTTGAATCCCATTATATAGACGGCAAAAAAGAGGGTGAGGAATGGGAAATCTTCGAGGATGGGCGCACACTTCGCAGCAGGACTACACGACACTACCGTAATGGAAAACTTGACGGCTCTTATCGTGTGGAATCGACAGAGGACGGCAAACCCTATATAACCATTGAGGGACAATATACCGACGGCGAGAAATCGGGACGCTGGAAGCAGTACAACGCTACCGATGACACAACCCGTGAATGGGATGAATGATTTTCTTTTTTTGCAAGTTGATTCTATAAAATTACCACCGATAATTCATACTTTCGGAAAAAGATATTATATTTGCAACTGAAAGAGTTATTTGACAGCATAGCAACGCAAAACGCTGAAATTCGCACGGTTGCTAAATCGTTACCTCTATTTCTCAAATAATTCGCTAAAAGTTTATTCTTCAATCGGTTAAGTCAAACCGATAAAAATCTAAAATAAAAAACAAACGCTTATGTGTGGAACTTGCGGATGCGGAGAGCATCATCATCACGATCATCATCATGACCATGAACACGAGCACGGACATGAACACCATCATCATCACGATGAAGGAAAAGTAATAACGTTGGAACAGGATATTCTCCAGCGTAACAATTTGTTGGCCGAACGTAACAGAGGCTATTTCGAGGCGAAACATATTTTCTGCCTGAATCTAATGAGTTCGCCAGGCTCCGGTAAGACGACGCTGTTGGAAGAAACGATACGTCGGTTGAGCTCCGGTGTGGTTCGCAGATTGCCCTCGCAAATCTGTGTCATTGAAGGAGACCAGCAGACCTCGAACGATGCCGACCGTATTGCCGCCCTTAATGTACCCGTTTTCCAGGTCAATACCGGAACCGGTTGTCATCTGGAGGCCGATATGGTGAATCATGCTGTCAAGCATCTGAATCCATCCGACGGCTCCATCCTGTTTGTGGAAAATGTCGGTAATCTTGTTTGTCCTGCCATGTTCGATTTGGGAGAAGCGAAGAAAGTCGTTATCGTCAGTACCACCGAAGGGGATGACAAGCCGCTGAAATATCCTCATATCTTCTTGGAGGCGGACATCTGTGTGATCAACAAAATCGATCTGGCACCTTATCTGGACACTGATGTGGAGACGTTGCGGAATAATGCTTTGAAGATAAACCATCACTTGCAAATATTCGAAGTGTCTGCGACAAAAGGCACGGGAATGGATGCCTGGTGCGATTGGCTGGTGGAAGAGTGTGCAAAATGTAAATAATTTACCCTGGATTTGATGGATAAACGGAGAAATAAACTATATTTGTTCCCATTCATTGAACCAAATTAATCAAAATGTCATGATTAACCGAGAATTAATTAATCCTCAGAGCATCGTAGTGGTGGGAGGATCCAATAATGTACATAAACCGGGTGGCCGTTTGGTCCGTAATCTGCTGGACGGAAAGTATAAAGGCGAACTATATGTCGTAAATGCCAAAGAAGACGATGTGCAGGGCCTGAAATCCTATCATTCGGTGCATGATATTCCAGAAACGGAACTGGCAATCATCTCTATTCCCGGTCCGGCTTGTCCGGAAGCGGTGGATGTGCTTGCCAAACAGAAAAATGTAAAGGCGTTCATTGTCATTTCGGCCGGTTTCGGAGAGGAAACGCATGAAGGAGCAATCCTAGAAGAACAGATGCTGAAGAGTATTAACGAAGCCGGTGCTTCATTGATCGGTCCGAATTGCATCGGTTTGATGAATATGAACTATCATGGTGTCTTTACCCAGCCGATTCCCGAATTTCATACAGACGGGGTCGATTTCGTTTCCAGTTCAGGTGGTACGGCTCTTTTCATTATCGAATCGGCATTGACAAAAGGACTTCGTTTCTCTTCGGTCTGGTCTGTCGGCAACTCCAAGCAGATCGGTGTGGAAGAGGTGATCGAATACATGGACCGCAACTTCGACCCGGTCCTTGACTCCAAAATAAAGATGCTTTATATCGAGCAGATCAAAAATCCGGATAAGCTCTTGTATCATGCTTCTTCCCTGATTCGCAAGGGGTGTCATATCGCAGCCATAAAGGCGGGTAGTACGGATGTCGGTAAACGGGCTGCATCTTCCCATACAGGAGCGATTGCCAGCTCGGATTCGGCAGTGGAAGCCCTGTTCCGCAAAGCTGGTATCGTGCGTTGTTTCAGCCGTGAAGAATTGACGACCGTTGCCAGTATCTTTACCCTGAAAGAAGTGAGAGGCAAGAACTGCGCGATTATCACGCATGCCGGAGGTCCAGCCGTAATGTTGGCGGATGCGCTGGAAAAGGGACGGCTGAACGTACCCAAGCTGGACGGTCCGCTTGCCGCAGAATTGAAATCCAAACTATATCCGGGAGCTGCTGTCGGCAATCCGATAGATATCATCGGTACAGGCACTCCCGAACATCTGGCTACCGCTATCGATTTTTGTGAAAACCGTTTTGAAGATATCGACCTGATGATGGTTATCTTCGGCAGTCCGGGATTGGTAAAACTATACGATACTTATGAAGTGCTCCATAAGAAAATGGAGGAATGCAAGAAACCGATTTTCCCGGTATTGCCATCCATCGTAACGGCGGGTCCGGAAGTGAAAAGCTTCGTAAAGAAAGGACATGTGAACTTTTCGGATGAAGTGACATTAGGAACAGCTCTCTCGCGGGTGCTCAATACGCCGAAGCCTATGAGTACGGATATCCAATTGTATGGTGTCGATGTTCCCGAAGTCCGCCGTATTATCGACCGGTTGCCGGGCAGCGGTTATTTGAATCCCGAAGAAGTTCGTACTTTGTTGAAAGCGGCCCAGATACCGTTAGTAGAAGAGTTTACGTCGACCGACCGTGACGAACTGGTCGCTTTTGCCAAGAAAGTTAAGTTCCCGGTTGTAGCCAAGGTTGTCGGTCCTATACATAAAAGCGATATGGGAGGTGTCGCTTTGAATATCCGCAGTGAGGAACATCTGATTTTCGAATATGAACGGATGATGCGTCTACCTGATGTGACGGCCGTCATGGTACAACCGATGTTGAAAGGGCAGGAGTTGTTCTTGGGGGCTAAGTATGAAGACCGTTTCGGCCATGTCGTGCTTTGCGGTCTGGGAGGTATTTTCGTCGAAGTGCTGAAAGACGTCTCTTACGGTCTGTCGCCTCTGTCGTATGACGAAACTTATTCCATGATCCGTTCCTTGCGCGGTTATCCTATTATAAAGGGAACACGTGGCCAGCGGGGAGTGGATGAACAGCAATATGCGGATATCATAGTCCGCCTGTCCACACTACTCCGTTTTGCATCCGAAATTAAGGAAATGGACATCAATCCTCTTGTCGCGACCGAACGAGGACTGTTCGCCGTAGATGCACGTATACGAATTGAAAAGTGATTAAATCTTGGATAATTCTCTGATATTAAATGTCCTGTATTCCGAAAGTCCTATAAAAAACTTTCGGAATACAGGACATTTCTTTTTAGGCTTTAAAAATTCCCGCACGCAAATGTAGTTATTTACCGAATATGGATGGTAAAAAATAGTTGTAAAACATCTAAAATTATTTAACCATACATGTGAATGCGATCTTTAAATAACATATATTTGCAGCATTGCAATCTGGAGATAGCAAAACTAAAATCTAAAATTAAATACTGTCGAATATGGAAAGAAAAAGAGTTTACACATTCGGAAATGGAAAAGCCGAAGGTAAAGCGGATATGAGAAATCTGCTGGGTGGTAAGGGTGCTAACCTTGCCGAAATGAATCTGATTGGTGTTCCGGTTCCTCCGGGATTCACTATTACCACAGAAGTATGTTCCGAATACTATGATTTAGGAAAAGACAAAGTGGTTGAACTGTTGAAATCAGATGTCGAAAAGGCAATTGCCAATATCGAGACGTTGATGAATTCAAAGTTTGGAGATGTGGCCAATCCATTGTTGGTATCCGTTCGTTCCGGTGCCCGTGCGTCTATGCCGGGTATGATGGACACGATCCTGAACTTAGGTTTGAACGATGAAGTGGTGGAAGGGTTGAGCCGTAAGACGAACAATCCCCGGTTTGCATGGGATTCATATCGC
Proteins encoded in this region:
- a CDS encoding acetate--CoA ligase family protein, with amino-acid sequence MINRELINPQSIVVVGGSNNVHKPGGRLVRNLLDGKYKGELYVVNAKEDDVQGLKSYHSVHDIPETELAIISIPGPACPEAVDVLAKQKNVKAFIVISAGFGEETHEGAILEEQMLKSINEAGASLIGPNCIGLMNMNYHGVFTQPIPEFHTDGVDFVSSSGGTALFIIESALTKGLRFSSVWSVGNSKQIGVEEVIEYMDRNFDPVLDSKIKMLYIEQIKNPDKLLYHASSLIRKGCHIAAIKAGSTDVGKRAASSHTGAIASSDSAVEALFRKAGIVRCFSREELTTVASIFTLKEVRGKNCAIITHAGGPAVMLADALEKGRLNVPKLDGPLAAELKSKLYPGAAVGNPIDIIGTGTPEHLATAIDFCENRFEDIDLMMVIFGSPGLVKLYDTYEVLHKKMEECKKPIFPVLPSIVTAGPEVKSFVKKGHVNFSDEVTLGTALSRVLNTPKPMSTDIQLYGVDVPEVRRIIDRLPGSGYLNPEEVRTLLKAAQIPLVEEFTSTDRDELVAFAKKVKFPVVAKVVGPIHKSDMGGVALNIRSEEHLIFEYERMMRLPDVTAVMVQPMLKGQELFLGAKYEDRFGHVVLCGLGGIFVEVLKDVSYGLSPLSYDETYSMIRSLRGYPIIKGTRGQRGVDEQQYADIIVRLSTLLRFASEIKEMDINPLVATERGLFAVDARIRIEK
- a CDS encoding toxin-antitoxin system YwqK family antitoxin, whose protein sequence is MNRILTLYLFLLLCGTVSAQQIMEWNDLQILTDNARRTVYYEKGSKHPLQGEYRIIRGLDEERVKLSDGIIDGDYRRYRDGVLRESGIYAKGKRNGTFTEYYQDGVTPRKETPMQQGKIDGTVKTYFRNGKIETEKEYRQSAENGRERRFDSKTGEQIFESHYIDGKKEGEEWEIFEDGRTLRSRTTRHYRNGKLDGSYRVESTEDGKPYITIEGQYTDGEKSGRWKQYNATDDTTREWDE
- the hypB gene encoding hydrogenase nickel incorporation protein HypB — protein: MCGTCGCGEHHHHDHHHDHEHEHGHEHHHHHDEGKVITLEQDILQRNNLLAERNRGYFEAKHIFCLNLMSSPGSGKTTLLEETIRRLSSGVVRRLPSQICVIEGDQQTSNDADRIAALNVPVFQVNTGTGCHLEADMVNHAVKHLNPSDGSILFVENVGNLVCPAMFDLGEAKKVVIVSTTEGDDKPLKYPHIFLEADICVINKIDLAPYLDTDVETLRNNALKINHHLQIFEVSATKGTGMDAWCDWLVEECAKCK